In Rhodamnia argentea isolate NSW1041297 chromosome 4, ASM2092103v1, whole genome shotgun sequence, the following proteins share a genomic window:
- the LOC115749632 gene encoding probable oxidosqualene cyclase isoform X2, whose protein sequence is MWKLKLSQGNEAWVTSVNGNIGRQYWEFDPNPGASEEELALVEEARNRFWTNRFQAKHSSDLLMRLQFAKESRTEELQPGQVEEEEEMDEAMVIEKTVRRGLRYYASLQAEDGFWPGDYGGPLFLLPGLVISLHVTGALTMILSSEHQREIRRYLYNHQNGDGGWGLHIEGHSTMFCTALSYVTLRLLGEGASDGHGPMDKARKWILDHGGATYIPSWGKMWLSVLGVYEWSGNNPLPPEIWLLPHFLPIHPGRFWCHCRMVYLPMSYLYAKRFVGRINSTVLSLRRELYTTYYHEIDWDKARKLCAEVLNMVCCWVEDPKSEAFKRHLPRIKDYLWVAEDGMKMQGYNGSQLWDVAFAVQAILATNLVDEYGSMLKKAHDFVKNTQVRENSSGVLSQWYRHISRGGWPFSTPDNGWPVSDCSSEGLKVALLLSRMPSEIVGDPIKADRLFDAVNLILSLQNENGGFASYELTRSYPCLEIINPAEIFGDIVIDYPYVECTAAAIQALTSFVKMYPHHRRKEIDLCVAKAIDFLESIQLPDGSWYGSWGVCYTYGTWFGVKGLVAGGRTYANSSSIRRACRFLLAKQLESGGWGESYLSSQDKVYTCLEGGKSHLVNTSWAILALIKAGQVERDPSPLQRAVKVLVASQMENGDFPQQEIIGVFNKNCMISYSAYRNIFSIWALGEYYNRVLLPFVKR, encoded by the exons ATGTGGAAGCTAAAGCTGTCTCAAGGCAACGAGGCATGGGTCACAAGCGTGAACGGTAACATCGGAAGACAATATTGGGAGTTCGACCCGAATCCCGGAGCGTCCGAGGAAGAGCTTGCTCTAGTCGAGGAAGCTCGGAACCGTTTCTGGACGAACCGGTTTCAAGCCAAGCATAGCTCTGATCTTCTCATGAGACTTCAG TTTGCGAAGGAGAGCCGGACGGAGGAGTTGCAACCCGGACAagtcgaagaggaagaggaaatgGACGAAGCGATGGTGATCGAGAAAACAGTGAGAAGAGGTTTGAGATATTACGCAAGCTTGCAGGCGGAGGATGGCTTTTGGCCTGGAGACTACGGAGGTCCCTTGTTCCTTTTGCCTGGCTTG GTGATTTCATTACATGTAACTGGAGCCTTGACAATGATTCTCTCGTCCGAGCACCAACGAGAGATACGCCGCTATCTATACAACCACCAG AACGGGGATGGTGGCTGGGGATTGCACATCGAAGGGCACAGCACGATGTTTTGCACGGCGCTCTCCTACGTCACTCTGAGGTTGCTTGGGGAAGGCGCGAGCGACGGGCACGGCCCGATGGACAAAGCCAGGAAGTGGATCCTCGATCACGGCGGGGCCACCTACATCCCTTCCTGGGGCAAGATGTGGCTTTCC GTACTTGGTGTGTATGAGTGGAGTGGCAACAATCCACTTCCTCCAGAAATATGGCTACTTCCACATTTTCTCCCAATACACCCAG GAAGATTTTGGTGTCATTGTCGGATGGTGTACCTACCGATGTCGTATTTATATGCAAAAAGGTTTGTGGGTCGCATCAACTCGACAGTTTTGTCCCTTAGAAGAGAGCTGTACACAACATATTACCATGAAATCGATTGGGACAAGGCAAGGAAACTTTGTGCCGAG GTTCTGAACATGGTTTGCTGTTGGGTGGAGGACCCAAAATCAGAAGCATTTAAACGTCACCTCCCCAGAATCAAAGACTACCTTTGGGTAGCTGAAGATGGAATGAAAATGCAG GGATACAACGGGTCTCAGCTATGGGACGTCGCTTTCGCTGTTCAAGCCATTCTTGCCACCAATCTCGTCGACGAATATGGATCGATGCTCAAGAAAGCGCACGACTTCGTCAAGAACACACAA GTGAGAGAAAATAGTTCTGGAGTGCTGAGCCAGTGGTACCGGCATATTTCGCGTGGAGGGTGGCCATTCTCAACCCCGGACAATGGTTGGCCCGTTTCGGACTGCTCTTCGGAGGGCCTAAAG GTTGCACTTCTATTATCGCGAATGCCATCTGAAATTGTGGGAGATCCAATAAAGGCAGACCGATTGTTCGATGCTGTCAATTTGATACTATCCTTGCAG AACGAAAATGGAGGATTTGCATCATATGAGCTCACAAGGTCCTATCCCTGTTTGGAG ATCATCAACCCTGCAGAGATATTTGGAGATATCGTGATCGATTATCC GTACGTGGAATGCACTGCCGCAGCGATTCAAGCCCTTACATCGTTTGTGAAGATGTACCCACATCATAGGAGGAAAGAAATAGATTTGTGTGTCGCTAAGGCGATTGATTTCCTCGAGAGCATTCAATTACCTGATGGCTCATG GTATGGCTCGTGGGGAGTGTGCTACACCTACGGAACATGGTTCGGAGTGAAGGGACTTGTGGCCGGAGGTCGGACTTATGCCAACAGCAGCAGCATCAGAAGGGCATGCCGTTTCCTGCTCGCCAAACAGCTCGAATCCGGTGGCTGGGGAGAGAGCTATCTCTCTAGCCAAGACAAG GTTTATACATGCTTAGAGGGAGGCAAATCACACTTGGTGAATACTTCGTGGGCAATCTTAGCACTGATCAAAGCCGGACAG GTTGAAAGAGATCCGTCGCCGTTGCAACGTGCGGTGAAGGTTTTGGTAGCTTCGCAAATGGAGAACGGAGATTTTCCACAACAG GAAATAATTGGAGTTTTCAACAAGAATTGCATGATAAGTTACTCGGCCTATCGAAACATCTTCTCCATATGGGCTCTTGGAGAATACTACAATCGGGTGCTCTTACCTTTCGTCAAGAGATGA
- the LOC115749632 gene encoding cycloartenol synthase-like isoform X1, translated as MWKLKLSQGNEAWVTSVNGNIGRQYWEFDPNPGASEEELALVEEARNRFWTNRFQAKHSSDLLMRLQFAKESRTEELQPGQVEEEEEMDEAMVIEKTVRRGLRYYASLQAEDGFWPGDYGGPLFLLPGLVISLHVTGALTMILSSEHQREIRRYLYNHQNGDGGWGLHIEGHSTMFCTALSYVTLRLLGEGASDGHGPMDKARKWILDHGGATYIPSWGKMWLSVLGVYEWSGNNPLPPEIWLLPHFLPIHPGRFWCHCRMVYLPMSYLYAKRFVGRINSTVLSLRRELYTTYYHEIDWDKARKLCAEEDLYYPHPWVQDVLWSGLHKIGEPLLMQWPLSKLRKKALDHVMQHIHYEDENTSYICLGPVNKVLNMVCCWVEDPKSEAFKRHLPRIKDYLWVAEDGMKMQGYNGSQLWDVAFAVQAILATNLVDEYGSMLKKAHDFVKNTQVRENSSGVLSQWYRHISRGGWPFSTPDNGWPVSDCSSEGLKVALLLSRMPSEIVGDPIKADRLFDAVNLILSLQNENGGFASYELTRSYPCLEIINPAEIFGDIVIDYPYVECTAAAIQALTSFVKMYPHHRRKEIDLCVAKAIDFLESIQLPDGSWYGSWGVCYTYGTWFGVKGLVAGGRTYANSSSIRRACRFLLAKQLESGGWGESYLSSQDKVYTCLEGGKSHLVNTSWAILALIKAGQVERDPSPLQRAVKVLVASQMENGDFPQQEIIGVFNKNCMISYSAYRNIFSIWALGEYYNRVLLPFVKR; from the exons ATGTGGAAGCTAAAGCTGTCTCAAGGCAACGAGGCATGGGTCACAAGCGTGAACGGTAACATCGGAAGACAATATTGGGAGTTCGACCCGAATCCCGGAGCGTCCGAGGAAGAGCTTGCTCTAGTCGAGGAAGCTCGGAACCGTTTCTGGACGAACCGGTTTCAAGCCAAGCATAGCTCTGATCTTCTCATGAGACTTCAG TTTGCGAAGGAGAGCCGGACGGAGGAGTTGCAACCCGGACAagtcgaagaggaagaggaaatgGACGAAGCGATGGTGATCGAGAAAACAGTGAGAAGAGGTTTGAGATATTACGCAAGCTTGCAGGCGGAGGATGGCTTTTGGCCTGGAGACTACGGAGGTCCCTTGTTCCTTTTGCCTGGCTTG GTGATTTCATTACATGTAACTGGAGCCTTGACAATGATTCTCTCGTCCGAGCACCAACGAGAGATACGCCGCTATCTATACAACCACCAG AACGGGGATGGTGGCTGGGGATTGCACATCGAAGGGCACAGCACGATGTTTTGCACGGCGCTCTCCTACGTCACTCTGAGGTTGCTTGGGGAAGGCGCGAGCGACGGGCACGGCCCGATGGACAAAGCCAGGAAGTGGATCCTCGATCACGGCGGGGCCACCTACATCCCTTCCTGGGGCAAGATGTGGCTTTCC GTACTTGGTGTGTATGAGTGGAGTGGCAACAATCCACTTCCTCCAGAAATATGGCTACTTCCACATTTTCTCCCAATACACCCAG GAAGATTTTGGTGTCATTGTCGGATGGTGTACCTACCGATGTCGTATTTATATGCAAAAAGGTTTGTGGGTCGCATCAACTCGACAGTTTTGTCCCTTAGAAGAGAGCTGTACACAACATATTACCATGAAATCGATTGGGACAAGGCAAGGAAACTTTGTGCCGAG GAAGATCTATACTATCCACATCCTTGGGTACAAGATGTGCTTTGGAGTGGTCTTCACAAGATAGGGGAGCCTCTTCTCATGCAATGGCCCCTCTCCAAACTAAGAAAGAAGGCACTCGATCATGTGATGCAACATATCCACTATGAGGATGAGAACACCAGTTACATTTGCCTCGGACCTGTCAATAAG GTTCTGAACATGGTTTGCTGTTGGGTGGAGGACCCAAAATCAGAAGCATTTAAACGTCACCTCCCCAGAATCAAAGACTACCTTTGGGTAGCTGAAGATGGAATGAAAATGCAG GGATACAACGGGTCTCAGCTATGGGACGTCGCTTTCGCTGTTCAAGCCATTCTTGCCACCAATCTCGTCGACGAATATGGATCGATGCTCAAGAAAGCGCACGACTTCGTCAAGAACACACAA GTGAGAGAAAATAGTTCTGGAGTGCTGAGCCAGTGGTACCGGCATATTTCGCGTGGAGGGTGGCCATTCTCAACCCCGGACAATGGTTGGCCCGTTTCGGACTGCTCTTCGGAGGGCCTAAAG GTTGCACTTCTATTATCGCGAATGCCATCTGAAATTGTGGGAGATCCAATAAAGGCAGACCGATTGTTCGATGCTGTCAATTTGATACTATCCTTGCAG AACGAAAATGGAGGATTTGCATCATATGAGCTCACAAGGTCCTATCCCTGTTTGGAG ATCATCAACCCTGCAGAGATATTTGGAGATATCGTGATCGATTATCC GTACGTGGAATGCACTGCCGCAGCGATTCAAGCCCTTACATCGTTTGTGAAGATGTACCCACATCATAGGAGGAAAGAAATAGATTTGTGTGTCGCTAAGGCGATTGATTTCCTCGAGAGCATTCAATTACCTGATGGCTCATG GTATGGCTCGTGGGGAGTGTGCTACACCTACGGAACATGGTTCGGAGTGAAGGGACTTGTGGCCGGAGGTCGGACTTATGCCAACAGCAGCAGCATCAGAAGGGCATGCCGTTTCCTGCTCGCCAAACAGCTCGAATCCGGTGGCTGGGGAGAGAGCTATCTCTCTAGCCAAGACAAG GTTTATACATGCTTAGAGGGAGGCAAATCACACTTGGTGAATACTTCGTGGGCAATCTTAGCACTGATCAAAGCCGGACAG GTTGAAAGAGATCCGTCGCCGTTGCAACGTGCGGTGAAGGTTTTGGTAGCTTCGCAAATGGAGAACGGAGATTTTCCACAACAG GAAATAATTGGAGTTTTCAACAAGAATTGCATGATAAGTTACTCGGCCTATCGAAACATCTTCTCCATATGGGCTCTTGGAGAATACTACAATCGGGTGCTCTTACCTTTCGTCAAGAGATGA